A genomic segment from Lignipirellula cremea encodes:
- a CDS encoding CRTAC1 family protein, with protein sequence MRSAFSLSLALLGAGFVGSVCLDMAPAAEPFFKFRDVGAEAGLLPGAAGIAGHGAAWGDIDGDGWPELYVGTFGGAPYESKTNQLFRNHEGKFTLDPQTAVRVLGRANGAVFVDFDNDGDLDLYATNHAIKSRKPETDHFTEPNHLFRNDGKGQFVDVSKASGACPAGNAARSATTLDYDGDGLLDLLVGECFFQGGESHTRLYRNLGGMKFEDVHLAVGLPEQVTGFGVAAGDVNNDGWPDIFIAGRHHGNRLFLNNQQGGFEEFAQNEVFAWDNFKSGDDTPCGVCIQDVNRDGLLDLVVGSHFSRPWTMGGVAVRLYLNQGVKNGKPAFADITESCGLLPLPMKSPHVEIQDFDNDGWPDIYTSLVKFADGAPHPMIFKNAGAVKGGPKFVESTLKVNDWPTEADLAVKGTGEFFDKMIADHQVIYTAPGPSGDFNRDGKLDLFLANWWINADSLLLQNETPGGHWLDVSVVGGKGVNRQAIGSRVRLYQAGKLGQPKALLGEREIAVGFGYASGQEATAHFGLGEATRCDVEVILPHGKGRIEQRDVAADQRLELKQAP encoded by the coding sequence ATGCGATCTGCTTTTTCTCTTTCCCTGGCCCTGCTGGGCGCTGGTTTTGTCGGGAGCGTCTGCCTGGACATGGCGCCGGCGGCGGAGCCGTTTTTCAAGTTTCGCGATGTGGGCGCCGAGGCGGGCCTGTTGCCGGGCGCTGCGGGCATTGCCGGCCATGGGGCCGCCTGGGGCGATATCGACGGCGACGGCTGGCCGGAGCTGTACGTCGGCACGTTCGGCGGCGCGCCGTATGAATCCAAAACGAACCAGTTGTTCCGCAACCACGAAGGGAAGTTCACCCTGGATCCGCAAACCGCCGTGCGGGTGCTGGGCCGGGCCAACGGCGCGGTGTTTGTCGATTTCGACAACGACGGCGACCTCGACCTGTACGCCACCAACCATGCGATCAAATCCCGGAAACCGGAAACGGACCACTTCACCGAACCGAACCATCTGTTCCGCAACGACGGCAAAGGGCAGTTCGTCGATGTCAGCAAAGCCAGCGGCGCCTGCCCCGCCGGCAACGCGGCCCGCAGCGCGACCACGCTGGATTACGACGGCGACGGACTGCTGGACCTGCTGGTCGGCGAGTGCTTTTTCCAGGGCGGGGAAAGCCACACCCGGCTGTACCGGAACCTGGGCGGAATGAAGTTTGAGGACGTCCACCTGGCGGTCGGGTTACCGGAACAAGTGACGGGCTTCGGCGTGGCGGCGGGCGATGTGAACAACGACGGCTGGCCCGATATTTTCATCGCAGGACGCCACCATGGCAATCGTCTGTTTTTGAATAACCAGCAGGGCGGCTTTGAGGAGTTCGCCCAGAACGAGGTGTTCGCCTGGGACAATTTCAAGTCGGGCGATGATACGCCCTGCGGCGTGTGTATCCAGGACGTCAACCGGGACGGGCTGCTGGATCTGGTCGTTGGTTCGCACTTCTCCCGTCCCTGGACGATGGGCGGAGTGGCCGTGCGGTTGTACTTGAACCAGGGAGTGAAAAACGGCAAGCCGGCCTTCGCCGACATCACCGAGAGCTGCGGGCTGTTGCCGCTGCCGATGAAGAGCCCGCATGTGGAGATCCAGGACTTTGACAACGACGGCTGGCCCGACATTTACACCAGCCTGGTGAAGTTCGCAGACGGTGCGCCGCACCCAATGATTTTCAAGAACGCCGGTGCGGTGAAGGGCGGCCCGAAGTTTGTGGAGTCGACCCTCAAGGTCAACGACTGGCCCACTGAAGCAGACCTGGCCGTCAAAGGGACGGGCGAGTTTTTCGACAAGATGATCGCCGATCACCAGGTGATTTACACGGCGCCCGGCCCCAGCGGCGACTTCAACCGGGACGGCAAGCTGGACCTGTTCCTGGCTAACTGGTGGATCAACGCGGACTCGCTGCTGCTGCAGAACGAAACGCCCGGCGGCCACTGGCTTGATGTGAGCGTCGTCGGCGGCAAAGGGGTGAATCGCCAGGCCATCGGCAGCCGGGTGCGTTTGTACCAGGCCGGCAAGCTGGGTCAGCCGAAAGCGCTGCTGGGCGAGCGGGAGATCGCCGTCGGGTTTGGCTACGCGTCCGGCCAGGAAGCGACGGCCCACTTTGGCCTGGGCGAGGCCACCCGGTGCGATGTCGAAGTCATCCTGCCGCACGGCAAAGGCCGCATCGAACAGCGCGACGTGGCGGCCGACCAGCGGCTGGAACTGAAGCAGGCGCCCTGA
- a CDS encoding HEAT repeat domain-containing protein, whose translation MRCGPRIAWSLVLGAAFLSLPGAASADTFRLKNGGEVQGEWINRNQTASTGYLVRTWSGMKITLPADSVAERLSERPAEREYENLAPQAPDTVEGQWSMAQWCRRQQLTRQRKTHLARILELEPDHPEARAALGYSQVGGEWKVRVDWRKEQGYVYYKRRWRLAQEVELMQRRESQEQIARDWYDLILRHREALTPATAMAFRNQVLEIRDPNAVMGLTSLLMQEPDRRVKYLYLEALRNINTPASALAMVVVSLNDPDIEVFHEALAQLAEIDHAEVAAAYQQGLQNKNNVRVNRSGIALGQLGGSQTIEPLIEALVTTHVLVLKPPSDGSDDGVTTLFTNGPTNGLCQTPTKNFAGMTAGNQTKIIPQRVANPEVLAALVRLSGGYNFGYDQHAWRTWQEAEKQRHAAQTSLRP comes from the coding sequence ATGCGTTGCGGTCCGCGAATCGCCTGGAGCCTGGTCCTTGGAGCGGCCTTTCTGTCGCTGCCGGGCGCTGCGTCCGCTGATACCTTTCGCCTGAAGAATGGCGGCGAGGTGCAGGGCGAATGGATCAACCGGAACCAGACAGCATCGACCGGTTATCTGGTGCGAACCTGGTCCGGCATGAAGATCACCCTGCCGGCCGACAGTGTCGCCGAACGCCTGTCCGAGCGACCGGCCGAGCGGGAGTACGAGAACCTCGCTCCCCAGGCCCCCGACACGGTCGAAGGCCAGTGGAGCATGGCCCAGTGGTGCCGTCGCCAGCAATTAACGCGGCAGCGCAAGACGCATCTCGCCCGTATTCTGGAGCTGGAGCCCGACCACCCCGAAGCCCGGGCCGCCCTGGGGTACTCGCAAGTCGGCGGGGAATGGAAGGTCCGGGTGGACTGGCGCAAGGAACAGGGTTACGTCTATTACAAGCGACGCTGGCGCCTGGCCCAGGAAGTGGAGCTGATGCAGCGTCGCGAGTCGCAGGAGCAGATTGCCCGGGACTGGTACGATCTGATTCTTCGCCACCGCGAGGCCCTGACGCCGGCGACGGCGATGGCGTTCCGCAACCAGGTGCTGGAGATCCGCGACCCCAACGCCGTGATGGGGCTGACTTCTTTACTGATGCAAGAGCCCGACCGCCGGGTGAAATACCTGTACCTCGAGGCGCTCCGCAACATCAACACGCCGGCCTCGGCCCTGGCGATGGTGGTGGTGTCGCTGAACGATCCGGATATCGAAGTCTTTCACGAGGCGCTGGCCCAGCTGGCCGAAATCGACCATGCCGAAGTGGCCGCCGCCTACCAGCAAGGCCTGCAGAACAAGAACAACGTCCGCGTCAACCGCAGCGGCATCGCCCTGGGCCAGCTGGGCGGTTCCCAGACGATCGAGCCGCTGATTGAAGCGCTGGTGACGACGCATGTGCTGGTGCTCAAGCCGCCGTCCGATGGATCCGACGACGGCGTGACGACGCTGTTCACCAACGGGCCGACCAACGGCCTGTGCCAGACCCCGACGAAAAACTTCGCCGGCATGACGGCCGGCAACCAGACGAAGATCATCCCCCAGCGGGTCGCCAACCCCGAAGTGTTGGCCGCCCTGGTGCGACTCAGCGGCGGCTACAACTTCGGCTACGACCAGCACGCCTGGCGCACCTGGCAAGAAGCGGAAAAGCAGCGTCACGCGGCGCAGACCAGTCTGCGTCCTTGA
- a CDS encoding efflux RND transporter permease subunit translates to MKTWSRSLVDFLIRWRYALFITALAIGAAAIGPASRLGFDRSIENMFAPSDPLLPPYSRLKARFGGNEIVMAVYRDEMLFNPTGEGVVRVGEVADELRKVPGVRDVLSVAQIDSLLRTPLFFGTTAVANSRLAKNYRYVFEAYTHSGDGRTAAVVCMLIPEQETDAPRRETIDQLRTIISRQPHGMLAGEPVMVVDGFRYVEEDGARMGLFTTILLGLVILLCFRSLRWLAIPLLVVQFTLLLTKAVLVLSGLRLSMVSSMLTAIVTVVGVAAVVHVVVRFREARSEGLSQKEALAQAGTILAGAIFWSCMTDAAGFLALTFADVGPIHDFGLMMAIGSVLVLVSAACVIPTLALLGSWDADPRRAWGEGVIDFGLDRLVDWTVKHPFVLGIGTLLLLALSVVGLLRQQIETDFTRNFRQGSPIVQAYQDIEKEFGGAGVWDIMLPAPASIDSVYLNRVLELENDLRAIELPAGEPGAAPARLTKVISLADVDEAAKASRMMRIAGPEARATGMKGALPAFFSALRSSDVDDQGNTWLRIMLRAKERESASQKLRLIAAVEEVTAKHFPPQDTPQTSAEVTGFYILLTNLIQSIVSDQWTTFGYATLGIFLMMTLAFRNPLQALLALVPNALPILLVLGGMGLLQYKLNMGAAMIAAVSMGLSVDSSIHYILSFQHARRNGLSVEASLRDVQQSVGRAMVFSTLALIAGFSVLCVSNFVPTIYFGALVSLSMLGGLLGNLLVLPLLLRLCTRENREEDLPQSSERNTKEE, encoded by the coding sequence ATGAAAACTTGGAGCCGGTCATTGGTTGATTTCCTGATTCGCTGGCGATACGCGCTGTTTATCACAGCTTTGGCGATCGGCGCGGCGGCGATCGGGCCGGCCAGTCGGCTGGGATTCGATCGGTCGATTGAGAACATGTTCGCCCCCAGCGATCCGCTGCTGCCGCCTTATTCGCGGCTGAAAGCGAGGTTCGGCGGCAATGAAATCGTGATGGCCGTCTATCGCGATGAAATGCTGTTTAATCCCACCGGCGAAGGCGTCGTCCGTGTGGGTGAGGTGGCCGACGAGCTGCGAAAAGTCCCCGGCGTGCGGGACGTGCTAAGCGTCGCCCAGATTGATAGCCTGCTGCGTACGCCGCTCTTTTTTGGCACAACGGCGGTCGCAAATTCCCGGCTGGCCAAGAATTATCGATACGTGTTTGAAGCGTACACGCACAGCGGCGACGGCCGGACCGCGGCCGTGGTGTGCATGCTGATCCCGGAACAGGAGACCGACGCCCCCCGGCGAGAAACAATCGACCAGCTGCGGACGATTATCAGCCGGCAGCCGCATGGCATGCTGGCCGGCGAACCGGTGATGGTCGTCGATGGCTTCCGCTATGTGGAGGAGGACGGCGCCCGGATGGGGCTGTTCACTACGATCCTGCTGGGGCTGGTGATTCTGCTCTGCTTCCGCAGTCTGCGCTGGCTGGCGATCCCGCTGCTGGTCGTGCAGTTTACGCTGCTGCTGACCAAGGCCGTGCTGGTGCTGAGCGGGTTGCGGCTGAGCATGGTCAGCTCCATGCTGACGGCGATTGTGACGGTCGTCGGCGTGGCGGCCGTGGTGCATGTGGTGGTCCGATTCCGCGAAGCCCGGTCGGAAGGCCTGTCGCAGAAGGAAGCCCTGGCCCAGGCCGGGACGATCCTGGCCGGCGCGATCTTCTGGTCCTGCATGACCGACGCCGCGGGCTTTCTGGCGCTGACGTTCGCCGATGTCGGGCCGATCCACGACTTCGGCCTGATGATGGCGATCGGTAGCGTGCTGGTGCTGGTCAGCGCCGCCTGTGTGATCCCGACGCTGGCGTTGCTGGGCAGCTGGGACGCCGATCCTCGCCGGGCCTGGGGCGAAGGGGTGATTGATTTTGGCCTGGACCGGCTGGTCGACTGGACCGTGAAGCATCCTTTTGTGCTGGGGATCGGCACGCTGCTGCTGCTGGCGTTGTCCGTCGTGGGGCTGTTGCGGCAACAGATCGAAACCGACTTTACCCGGAACTTTCGCCAGGGCAGTCCGATCGTCCAGGCGTACCAGGATATCGAGAAAGAGTTCGGCGGAGCCGGCGTGTGGGACATCATGCTCCCGGCCCCGGCGAGCATCGACAGCGTCTATCTCAACCGGGTGCTGGAGTTGGAGAACGACCTGAGGGCGATCGAACTGCCGGCCGGCGAACCCGGCGCCGCGCCGGCCCGGCTGACGAAAGTCATCAGCCTGGCCGATGTCGATGAAGCGGCCAAGGCTTCGCGCATGATGCGGATCGCCGGACCGGAAGCCAGGGCGACCGGCATGAAGGGCGCCTTGCCGGCGTTCTTCTCGGCCCTTCGCAGCAGCGACGTCGACGACCAGGGAAACACTTGGCTGCGAATCATGCTGAGGGCGAAAGAACGGGAGTCGGCCTCGCAGAAGCTGCGCCTGATCGCCGCGGTGGAAGAGGTCACGGCCAAGCACTTCCCGCCGCAGGATACGCCGCAAACGTCGGCCGAGGTGACCGGCTTTTATATCCTGCTGACGAACCTGATCCAGAGCATTGTCAGCGACCAGTGGACCACGTTCGGCTACGCCACGCTCGGCATTTTTCTGATGATGACGCTCGCCTTCCGCAATCCGCTGCAGGCGTTGCTGGCCCTCGTCCCCAACGCCTTGCCGATCCTGCTGGTGCTGGGCGGCATGGGGCTGCTGCAGTACAAGCTCAACATGGGCGCCGCCATGATCGCGGCCGTTTCGATGGGTTTGTCGGTCGACAGTTCGATCCACTACATCCTGTCGTTCCAGCACGCCCGGCGAAACGGTCTAAGCGTAGAAGCGTCTCTCCGCGACGTGCAGCAATCGGTCGGCCGGGCGATGGTGTTCTCCACGCTCGCCCTGATCGCCGGCTTCAGCGTGCTCTGCGTCAGCAACTTTGTACCCACGATCTACTTCGGCGCCCTGGTCAGCCTGTCCATGCTCGGCGGCCTGCTAGGCAACCTGCTGGTGCTGCCGTTGCTGTTGCGGTTATGCACGCGGGAAAACAGGGAAGAGGATTTGCCGCAGAGTTCGGAGAGGAACACGAAAGAAGAATAA
- a CDS encoding H-type lectin domain-containing protein, with product MSEDTPIEKPQSPGVSPRIVLLLVVLASFATAVLVLATCYFFAAENEGLTKQEGIFSPKARELPYEGHENFPSPYTSPPNVILLDYANRLSRDTAVTEVTTFGFQWKSSSDEHSSYLKWQAEGVSEFVSLPVFKALQEENVRLQGQVELLQKINQEK from the coding sequence TTGAGCGAAGACACCCCCATTGAGAAACCCCAGAGCCCCGGCGTTTCTCCCAGGATCGTCCTGTTGCTGGTTGTGCTGGCGTCGTTTGCGACCGCAGTCCTGGTTCTGGCGACGTGCTATTTTTTTGCAGCCGAGAACGAGGGCTTAACTAAACAGGAAGGGATTTTTTCGCCAAAGGCGAGGGAGCTTCCATACGAAGGTCACGAAAACTTTCCCTCTCCCTATACCAGTCCCCCCAACGTCATACTTTTGGACTATGCCAATAGACTGTCTCGAGATACAGCTGTGACCGAGGTGACGACGTTTGGTTTTCAATGGAAGAGCAGCAGCGATGAACACAGCAGTTATCTAAAATGGCAGGCCGAGGGCGTGAGCGAATTCGTATCGCTTCCTGTTTTCAAAGCGTTGCAGGAAGAGAACGTTCGACTACAGGGTCAGGTTGAATTGCTGCAGAAAATCAACCAGGAGAAATAG
- a CDS encoding tetratricopeptide repeat protein — translation MAISALIMVALGAWVLADFYTSLPPGVTATYVGQNRCVQCHQTQHKEWQGSDHDLAMDVATPESVLGDFNNAEVTHHDVVSRMFRDGDRYMIHTEGPDGKMGDFEIKYVFGVRPLQQYMVEFDRDPDMPANEIARLQVLRISWDTAKKKWFYLPPPDVSDKLAVDDDLHWTGIAQCWNTMCADCHSTNLQKNYDTATGRYHTTFTDIDVSCEACHGPGSTHVQLAESKSLFWDRNLGYGLPKLKSTDAKVEIESCAPCHSRRRIVHPEFTPGKNFCDYFQSELLQENVYHADGQILDEVYVYGSFIQSKMYHKNIRCTDCHDPHTTRIKHEGNKLCTSCHQHPAGKYDTPGHHHHTPGSTGASCVECHMPEATYMAVDDRRDHSLRVPRPDVSVELGTPNACSRCHLKEDKLLTPNRDDLKQYNDYVLAALHGDAAVKTKLKTLDERMTAATTGWYGPPKEDPARAELAAALLEAQKFNRDSAVTLEKLGRNRTLTPISRATAMTELGRFSDDETLATARTLLKDADPQVRIAAIGHYEPFLPALRDTDVPEQQLQQLAEQFRPYFRDLLPLLADPIRSVRIEAARILARAPTRVFGMLSTGPQREQFEKSLVEYIDGMLVSNDRGGAHLTLGLLYDHRGDTEKAIAAYETAMRVQPTMTGPRSNLSEIYDRKAEIADQQARQAMNAYQQLAVQARQLQQVAGEAAVKQAEVKVAEKRAEIESLAEQVGKNKVLAEKWRAAEFPYLERDARLAPENGPVQYRYALALYLRGRIDDAEAAMTKAQSLEPLNPQYLLGLALLYQKQERIDEAIKLTQELIRLEPNRPDYQLLLQDLLKPAEKE, via the coding sequence GTGGCAATCTCCGCCCTGATCATGGTCGCGCTGGGCGCCTGGGTGCTGGCCGATTTTTACACCAGCTTGCCGCCCGGCGTGACGGCCACATACGTCGGCCAGAATCGTTGCGTGCAGTGTCATCAAACGCAGCACAAAGAATGGCAAGGATCGGACCACGATCTGGCGATGGATGTCGCCACCCCGGAATCGGTGCTAGGCGATTTCAATAACGCCGAGGTCACCCACCACGATGTCGTCTCTCGCATGTTTCGCGACGGCGACCGCTACATGATCCATACCGAAGGCCCCGACGGAAAGATGGGCGACTTCGAGATCAAGTACGTGTTTGGCGTGCGGCCCCTGCAGCAGTACATGGTCGAATTCGATCGCGACCCCGACATGCCGGCGAACGAGATCGCCCGGCTGCAGGTGCTGCGGATCTCGTGGGATACAGCGAAGAAAAAGTGGTTCTATCTGCCTCCGCCCGACGTCTCCGACAAACTGGCGGTTGACGACGACCTGCACTGGACCGGCATCGCCCAGTGCTGGAACACCATGTGCGCCGACTGCCACTCGACCAACCTGCAGAAGAATTACGACACCGCGACCGGTCGCTACCACACCACCTTTACCGATATCGACGTCAGCTGCGAAGCGTGCCACGGTCCCGGCAGCACCCACGTGCAACTGGCCGAATCCAAGTCGCTGTTCTGGGATCGGAATCTGGGCTACGGTCTGCCCAAGCTGAAAAGCACCGACGCCAAAGTCGAGATTGAAAGCTGCGCCCCGTGCCATTCCCGGCGGCGGATCGTCCATCCCGAATTCACGCCGGGGAAGAATTTTTGCGACTACTTCCAGAGTGAGCTGCTGCAGGAGAACGTCTATCACGCGGACGGCCAGATCCTGGACGAAGTCTATGTGTACGGGTCGTTCATCCAGAGCAAGATGTACCACAAGAACATCCGCTGCACCGACTGCCATGATCCGCACACGACCCGAATCAAACACGAAGGGAACAAGCTGTGCACCTCGTGCCATCAGCATCCCGCTGGCAAGTACGATACGCCCGGCCATCATCACCACACGCCCGGCAGCACCGGCGCTTCGTGCGTGGAATGTCACATGCCGGAAGCGACCTACATGGCGGTCGATGATCGCCGGGACCATAGCCTGCGCGTGCCGCGGCCGGATGTTTCCGTCGAGCTGGGCACGCCCAACGCGTGCAGTCGCTGCCACCTGAAAGAAGACAAACTGCTGACGCCCAACCGGGACGATCTCAAACAGTACAACGACTACGTGCTGGCCGCCCTGCATGGCGATGCGGCCGTCAAAACGAAACTCAAAACGCTTGACGAACGGATGACCGCGGCGACCACCGGCTGGTACGGCCCGCCCAAGGAAGACCCGGCCCGGGCTGAGCTGGCGGCAGCTTTGCTGGAGGCGCAAAAGTTCAACCGCGACTCGGCCGTCACCCTGGAGAAGCTGGGCCGTAATCGCACCTTGACGCCGATCAGCCGCGCCACGGCCATGACGGAACTGGGCCGGTTTTCCGACGACGAAACGCTGGCCACCGCTCGTACGCTGCTCAAGGACGCCGATCCCCAGGTGCGGATCGCCGCCATTGGCCATTACGAACCGTTCCTGCCGGCGCTGCGTGATACCGATGTGCCGGAACAGCAACTCCAGCAGCTGGCCGAGCAGTTCCGTCCTTACTTCCGCGACCTGCTGCCGTTGCTGGCCGATCCGATTCGCTCCGTGCGGATTGAAGCGGCCCGCATCCTGGCCAGGGCGCCGACCCGCGTGTTCGGCATGTTGTCGACCGGTCCGCAGCGGGAGCAGTTTGAGAAATCGCTGGTCGAATACATCGACGGCATGCTCGTCAGCAACGATCGCGGCGGCGCGCATTTGACGCTGGGCTTGCTCTACGATCATCGGGGCGATACCGAGAAGGCGATCGCCGCCTATGAAACGGCGATGCGCGTGCAGCCCACCATGACCGGCCCCCGCAGCAACCTTTCGGAAATCTACGACCGCAAAGCAGAGATCGCCGACCAGCAGGCCCGCCAGGCGATGAACGCCTACCAACAGCTGGCCGTGCAAGCCCGCCAGCTGCAGCAGGTGGCCGGCGAAGCGGCCGTGAAGCAGGCCGAAGTCAAGGTCGCCGAAAAACGGGCCGAGATCGAAAGCCTGGCTGAACAGGTCGGCAAGAACAAAGTCCTGGCCGAGAAATGGCGGGCAGCCGAATTCCCCTACCTGGAAAGAGACGCCCGTCTGGCGCCGGAGAACGGCCCCGTCCAGTACCGTTACGCCCTGGCCCTGTATCTTCGCGGCCGGATCGACGACGCCGAAGCCGCCATGACGAAAGCCCAGTCGCTGGAGCCGCTCAACCCTCAGTACCTGCTCGGCCTGGCCCTGCTGTACCAGAAGCAGGAACGGATCGACGAAGCGATCAAACTCACGCAGGAACTAATCCGCCTGGAACCCAACCGCCCCGACTACCAGCTCCTGCTGCAGGACCTGCTCAAGCCGGCGGAAAAGGAGTAG